The nucleotide window CTTCACATGAGAAGAACACGGTATAAGTTTAGAAGTTTTAATGGTTGAAGAATTATGCAATTCAAACAAATGAGATTATGTTAGGGATTCGGAACTACTGTTATCTTCATCTTCTTTCCGTTCTTCATCAATGTTGAGACCCTTCTTATGAAATCTATGGTACTATTGCACGATCGTTCATCATACAAACATACATGTTTGATATCATCATAATTCCTTGATTTTTTGAACATGCCCTTAACGATCTCAATCGATAATGGGATTAAAGCACTCCTGCCACCAAAGGCCTCTCGAACTTTTATCAGCCAGAACATCTTGTACGCATCAAATCCTACAGGAAAGACTGCGTTCTTTACCAAAATGCCCTCTTCACTGTAGTGCCCTACTATTTCTATGTTACCGCGAGAGAGCCTTCTGGCCATTAGCGCAAATTTTCCACAAAGACAGCATTTATCATCGTATATCAATAAAGGCAATACATAACATATAACATTCTTAACATTTAAGTTTGTATCCATTTTCTTTTCGTTAAATGACAATACCTTTTTATTTTGCTTAAAGACACGTTCTCATGCTAGTGATACAGGTGACCTTTAATTCCAAGGAAAGATTAAAGGAGGTATTGAAGGGATTTTCAGGCAAGCGGGTTCTGGTTATAGGGGATCTGATGGTAGATCACTACGTTGAAACAGCTGCCAAGAAACTTTCTAGGGAAGCACCCATTCCCGTTAGCGATGTTATTGCAGAAAATTCATTCCCAGGAGGGGCCGCAAACTTGGCTGCTAACATCGCTTCCCTAGGAGGAAGAGCTGCAGCTGTGGGTTTAGTAGGCGGTGATCATGAGGGAGATCAGTTGAAGAGCATGTTGAAAATGTATAATGTAGATATAAATGGGATAATTACAACCTCAAGACCTACATCTCTTAAGACAAGGTACTTCCTTGATAATAGGCAGCACTTTAGAATAGACCGAGAAATAAGGAGCGATGCTGATAAGAATGTGACCAATGAGCTTGTCAATGCGGTTCAATCATACAATGGCAAAGTTGATTGTGTAGTTGTTTGCGATTATGACAAAGGGACGGTAACTCCAAGACTGATAAATCGCACGGTAAGTTTTGCAAAGAGTCAGAGTATTCCTATAACAGGGCAGCCGAAGATCAAGCATTACCTTGACTTTATTGGCTTTACATGTATAAAGTCGAACATAAGGGAAGCAAGCAAGGCAACTGGAATTTCCATCATCAACGAATCTAGTTTACATAACATAGGAATACATCTAATGACAAAGACTGAGTGCAGGACTCTTGTTTTGACAAGAGGCTCCAAGGGCCTAATGATATTTGAGGGAAACAACATGATCCAGTTGCCTGCGTTAACACCTTCAAAGGAATTTAGGAGAGCAATCGGCATTAGGGACGCTATGATGGCAGTGCTTTCCTTGTCAATAGCTTCAGGTGCAAATGTGCTAGAGGCATCCATTCTGAGCAATATTGCAGCTGCGGTCAGCAGGGTAGGTGCGCAAACGCTGGTTCTGTCAACGAAGGACTTTGATGAGTACCTGTACGATGGCAAGGATTTGAAACAGGAAGTAACACAGGTGCCATTGCACAGGTGATCATTTGGAGAGTCAGGAACTTGTTAGGCTAACTGAAATATCGAAGAATACGAGGAAGCTTATATTGGAGACGGTTGTTGAGGCGGGATCTGGGCATCCCGGCGGTTCGCTATCTGCTGTAGAGATGCTTGTTACCCTGTACTTTTACAAGATGAGGCATGATCCTAAAAACCCCAAGTGGGATGAGAGGGACAGGTTCATACTTTCAAAGGGACATGCATCACCACTAATATTTGCAGTACTTGCGCAGGCAGGATACTTTCCTATAGAAGAACTCAAGACATTCAGGAAGATCAATAGCAGGCTACAGGGACATCCTGATTTTAAGACACCAGGCATTGAATATCCTGGCGGTTCCTTAGGTATAGGCCTGTCGGTCTCAGTTGGCATGGCACTTGCTGCAAAACTAGACAATAAGACTTACAGGATATACACGCTCCTAGGTGACGGTGAACTGCAGGAGGGGCAGGTATGGGAGGCAGCTCTGACGGCAGCCAAGTATAGACTGGATAACCTTACTGCAATTGTTGATAGAAATGGAATACAGCAGGATGGATTGACGGAGCAGATAATGCCCCTTGAGCCGCTGGCTGCCAAGTGGAAGGCATTCAACTGGAATGTGATACAGATCGATGGATACAACTTTGAGCAGATAATCAATGCGTTGGAAACGGCAGAGAATACTATCAACAGACCTACGGTGGTTATTGCGCATACGACCAAAGGCAAGGGCGTATCATTCATGGAATGGTCTCCAGAATGGCATGGCAAGGCGCCAAAGAAGGAATCCCTGGAGAAGATATTGAAGGAAGAATTGGGTCTATGAGCATAAAGATAGCACCATCTATACTTGCAGGTGACCTAGGAAACCTTCGTGGTGAAGTTGAGAGGGTGGAAAGAGGAGGCGCGGATCTTATTCATCTGGATGTAATGGATGGACACTTTGCCCCAAACATCACGTTTGGTGCTGGAACTGTGAAGGCGCTACGCAAGCACAGTAAATTACCCTTTGATGCCCACCTTATGATATCTGATCCATTAAGATACATTGATAGATTCATTGATGCTGGCTGTGACATCATTTCTATACATGTAGAAGTGTGCACGGAAAAAATATTTGGGGAGATTGGAAGCAAGTTGAATCGAAATGGTGTGAAGGCTGGCATAGCGATTAACCCTGATACTGAAATACCGGCATGGGTGTTCAAGATTATGAATTCTCTTTACTTGATAAATGTAATGTCGGTTCAACCGGGTTTTTCAGGGCAGAAGTTCATGCCAGAGGTTCTTCCAAAGATAAGCATGGTGGAGCAGATCATTAGGGCTAATGGATTTGGCACGCTGATAGAAGCTGATGGCGGTGTAGATGCTTCGAACGTTCATGATCTGGTAAGAGCAGGTGCGCGTATACTCGTAGCGGGAAGTGCAGTATGTGGTCAGCCTGATGCGCAGAAGGCCATTAAAGAGATCAGGGAAAAGGCATTGCCAGCTATAAGAGAGGTATGATGATGGCAAAGCCAATGGGAGACATGAGAACTGGTTACGGTGAAGCACTGGTAGAACTTGGTGCGGTGAACAAAAACGTGGTTGTAGTTGGTGGGGATACGACACAGTCGTTGAAGACCAGTTTGTTTGGAGAGAAGTATCCGGAGAGGTTTTTCAACGTGGGCATTGCTGAATCAAATGTGGTTTCTATAGCTGTTGGCCTTGCACTTTCAGGAAAGATACCGTTTGCAAGCACCTATGCAGCATTCATACCTGGCAAGTGCGTTGACCAGATTAGAAATGCCATTGCATATGAGAAGGTAAATGTTAAACTAGTTGTATCACACGGTGGGCTAAGCGTTGGCCCAGACGGAGCATCGCATCAGCAGATAGAGGACTATGCCATAACTCGGGCGATACCAAATATGCATGTGATGGTGCCCGCAGATGAAATAGCAACTAGAAAGCTTGTGTTTCTAGCAGCGGAGATGCACGGTCCTGTTTATATGCGACTCGCAAGGCCCAAGACTGCACTTGTATATGAAAAGAATGGTGTGGACTTTAGAGTTGGCAAGAGCAATGTTGTTAGGGATGGAAGCGATGTAACGGTGATAGCCTGTGGCCTGATGGTTCCAGAAGCTGTTGAAGCATCTGAAATGCTGCAGAAGGTGGGAATATCTTGCAGGGTAATAGACATGTTTACCCTTAAACCAATAGATAGAGAGGTTATAGTGAAGGCGGCAAGAGAAACCGGTGCTGTAGTTACTGCGGAGGAGCATAATATTCATGGCGGTCTAGGATCTGCTGTTGCTGAGGTCTTGGTAGAGAATTACCCTATACCTATGAGAATGGTAGCTGTGAGAGACACATTTGGAGAATCTGGAGAGCACGAGGAGCTGTTGAAAAAATATGGTCTTACAGCAAATGATATAGCACGGGCAGTGCAAGAGCTTGTGGAGAAGAAAAGGAATGAAGATATTCCTAGATACAGCTAACATTGAATTAATAAGGAAGTATAATGACATGGGCATACTAGACGGTGTTACTACTAACCCTACGCTGCTCTCTAAGGAGAATGGTGATCCTGCGGAAATAATGGGGGAGATCGTTCATATAGTAAAGGGTCCTGTCAGCTTGGAAGTTGTAAGTACCAATGCGGAAGGGATGATGGAGGAAGCTCGTAGGCTAAAGAAATTTGGTCCAAATGTTGTTATCAAGATACCAATGATACCTGAAGGGTTGAAGGCCATCAGGATTCTTAGGAATGAGGGCATGAACACCAACTGCACTTTGATATTTTCTGCAAACCAAGCTGTTTTGGCAGCTAAAGCAGGTGCTTCATACGTAAGCCCGTTCATTGGGAGACTGGATGATGCTGGTCAGGTCGGTATGGATGTGGTGAGGGAAACTGTACATATATTTCGAAATTATAACTTTAAGACTGAAGTGCTCGTTGCCAGCGTAAGGCACCCACTGCATGTAATTGAAGCGGGAAAGATAGGCGCTCATGTGGTCACTATGCCCCCAGACGTTTTGGAAAAGATGATGAAGCATCCATTGACAGACAAGGGTCTCCGTTCATTTCTAGATGACTGGGAGAAGGTAAAGAAGGCAAATCCTAAACTTACCATTTAATAGCCAATAAACTGTGTACTAGTAAGGGTTTGAGACATAGGTGCGAACACTGCGAATTTGAATGGTCTTACACTGGGCACATGACTGTAACGGTAAGATGTCCTGGTTGCAGCAAGATGATTGATGTAAAGAAATGTAAGATATTTAGACGTTAAAGTCGGAAGGCAGAACTATGCCAGACAAATCAGATGCAAATGCAATGTTGTTGAGCGTAACCTGAAATGCTATACCCCTATG belongs to Nitrososphaerales archaeon and includes:
- a CDS encoding transketolase — translated: MESQELVRLTEISKNTRKLILETVVEAGSGHPGGSLSAVEMLVTLYFYKMRHDPKNPKWDERDRFILSKGHASPLIFAVLAQAGYFPIEELKTFRKINSRLQGHPDFKTPGIEYPGGSLGIGLSVSVGMALAAKLDNKTYRIYTLLGDGELQEGQVWEAALTAAKYRLDNLTAIVDRNGIQQDGLTEQIMPLEPLAAKWKAFNWNVIQIDGYNFEQIINALETAENTINRPTVVIAHTTKGKGVSFMEWSPEWHGKAPKKESLEKILKEELGL
- a CDS encoding transketolase family protein, with amino-acid sequence MAKPMGDMRTGYGEALVELGAVNKNVVVVGGDTTQSLKTSLFGEKYPERFFNVGIAESNVVSIAVGLALSGKIPFASTYAAFIPGKCVDQIRNAIAYEKVNVKLVVSHGGLSVGPDGASHQQIEDYAITRAIPNMHVMVPADEIATRKLVFLAAEMHGPVYMRLARPKTALVYEKNGVDFRVGKSNVVRDGSDVTVIACGLMVPEAVEASEMLQKVGISCRVIDMFTLKPIDREVIVKAARETGAVVTAEEHNIHGGLGSAVAEVLVENYPIPMRMVAVRDTFGESGEHEELLKKYGLTANDIARAVQELVEKKRNEDIPRYS
- a CDS encoding bifunctional ADP-heptose synthase, with product MLVIQVTFNSKERLKEVLKGFSGKRVLVIGDLMVDHYVETAAKKLSREAPIPVSDVIAENSFPGGAANLAANIASLGGRAAAVGLVGGDHEGDQLKSMLKMYNVDINGIITTSRPTSLKTRYFLDNRQHFRIDREIRSDADKNVTNELVNAVQSYNGKVDCVVVCDYDKGTVTPRLINRTVSFAKSQSIPITGQPKIKHYLDFIGFTCIKSNIREASKATGISIINESSLHNIGIHLMTKTECRTLVLTRGSKGLMIFEGNNMIQLPALTPSKEFRRAIGIRDAMMAVLSLSIASGANVLEASILSNIAAAVSRVGAQTLVLSTKDFDEYLYDGKDLKQEVTQVPLHR
- the fsa gene encoding fructose-6-phosphate aldolase, coding for MKIFLDTANIELIRKYNDMGILDGVTTNPTLLSKENGDPAEIMGEIVHIVKGPVSLEVVSTNAEGMMEEARRLKKFGPNVVIKIPMIPEGLKAIRILRNEGMNTNCTLIFSANQAVLAAKAGASYVSPFIGRLDDAGQVGMDVVRETVHIFRNYNFKTEVLVASVRHPLHVIEAGKIGAHVVTMPPDVLEKMMKHPLTDKGLRSFLDDWEKVKKANPKLTI
- the rpe gene encoding ribulose-phosphate 3-epimerase, producing MSIKIAPSILAGDLGNLRGEVERVERGGADLIHLDVMDGHFAPNITFGAGTVKALRKHSKLPFDAHLMISDPLRYIDRFIDAGCDIISIHVEVCTEKIFGEIGSKLNRNGVKAGIAINPDTEIPAWVFKIMNSLYLINVMSVQPGFSGQKFMPEVLPKISMVEQIIRANGFGTLIEADGGVDASNVHDLVRAGARILVAGSAVCGQPDAQKAIKEIREKALPAIREV